From a single Bacillus gobiensis genomic region:
- the sspJ gene encoding small acid-soluble spore protein SspJ, giving the protein MGFFNIGKGKSNGKDKQALTGALKDASAALKGDPLQEAINKKQNK; this is encoded by the coding sequence ATGGGTTTTTTTAATATAGGTAAGGGCAAGTCAAACGGGAAAGACAAGCAAGCATTGACTGGAGCACTTAAAGACGCTTCTGCCGCTTTGAAAGGCGATCCTCTTCAAGAAGCAATTAATAAGAAACAAAACAAATAA